A region from the Palaemon carinicauda isolate YSFRI2023 chromosome 16, ASM3689809v2, whole genome shotgun sequence genome encodes:
- the LOC137655353 gene encoding uncharacterized protein, which produces MEVSTPTISESYSTHVTSNASKATEESTTASSTIVSSSPTLSESYPSSVTSNVSKATEELTSGSSSMEVSTPTISESYSTHVTSNASKATEESTTASSTIVSSSPTLSESYPSSVTSNVSKATEELTSGYSSMEVSTPTISESYSTHVTSNASKATEESTTASSTIVSSSPTLSESYPSSVTSNVSKATEELTSGSSSMEVSTPTISESYSTHVTSNASKATEESTTASSTIVSSSPTLSESYPSSVTSNVSKATEELTSGSSSMEVSTPTISESYSSHVTSNASKATEESTTASSTIVSSSPTLSESYPSSVTSNVSKATEN; this is translated from the coding sequence ATGGAAGTTTCAACTCCTACTATTTCAGAATCATACTCTACTCATGTAACTTCAAATGCAAGTAAAGCAACAGAAGAATCAACAACAGCATCTTCAACAATAGTATCTTCATCTCCTACTCTTTCCGAGTCATATCCTAGTAGTGTAACTTCTAATGTAAGTAAAGCAACCGAAGAATTGACGAGTGGATCTTCATCAATGGAAGTTTCAACTCCTACTATTTCAGAATCATACTCTACTCATGTAACTTCAAATGCAAGTAAAGCAACAGAAGAATCAACAACAGCATCTTCAACAATAGTATCTTCATCTCCTACTCTTTCCGAGTCATATCCTAGTAGTGTAACTTCTAATGTAAGTAAAGCAACTGAAGAATTGACGAGTGGATATTCATCAATGGAAGTTTCAACTCCTACTATTTCAGAATCATACTCTACTCATGTAACTTCAAATGCAAGTAAAGCAACAGAAGAATCAACAACAGCATCTTCAACAATAGTATCTTCATCTCCTACTCTTTCCGAGTCATATCCTAGTAGTGTAACTTCTAATGTAAGTAAAGCAACTGAAGAATTGACGAGTGGATCTTCATCAATGGAAGTTTCAACTCCTACTATTTCAGAATCATACTCTACTCATGTAACTTCAAATGCAAGTAAAGCAACAGAAGAATCAACAACAGCATCTTCAACAATAGTATCTTCATCTCCTACTCTTTCCGAGTCATATCCTAGTAGTGTAACTTCTAATGTAAGTAAAGCAACCGAAGAATTGACGAGTGGATCTTCATCAATGGAAGTTTCAACTCCTACTATTTCAGAATCATACTCTTCTCATGTAACTTCAAATGCAAGTAAAGCAACAGAAGAATCAACAACAGCATCTTCAACAATAGTATCTTCATCTCCTACTCTTTCCGAGTCATATCCTAGTAGTGTAACTTCTAATGTAAGTAAAGCAACTGAAAATTGA